GCGTGGTCTCATTACCGAGTGAGAAAACCTCCTTGCAGACCGCACAATCTAGCCCCTCCTCTCGGATGATAACCCTCGGAAGATTCCTGACACAGGACATAGAAGCAGGCGGCGCACCTCTTCTCGAGTTGTCGGAGTCAGCAAGCTGCTCAAGGAGCTCCTCAAAGCCTCTCTCGTCGAGATAGTCAGCAACGTTTCCAGGGTAGCGAGAGAACTCCAAATCTTCCAGACCAGTGAAGATGTTGCGAGATAACGCTTGTCTCCTCTCTATGATTCTTTGACGGAAGGTTCTCTCTAAGTCAAGTGAATCAAACCGAGTCACGGAGCTGTTGCTCTCACTTGGAGTTCTACTATGCCTTGCTCCTTCCTCCTCCCATTCTCTGTCTTCGTCGTCTGAGATCCACTGGTTCAGACCAGCGTGCATAGGGTCGATATCAGTGTCAAACTCAATGTCGGTGGAAGCAGCATCAGACTCACCACCGTAAGCACTACCAAGCGAAGAGAACCTGTAGAGGCTAAAGCTAGCGTTCGACAAGTTATCAAGATCTTCGCTTTCGGATTCGGACAAGACCCTCCATCTCGCTGAACCGTCTGGTGTCGCGTGAGAGCTGGTTTCATTACCTTGGAGGCTCTGTCTTGCGATGCTTATCAGATGGGTGAACTGCTGCTGTTGTTGATCGGCGACGGATTCGGAGGAGCTCCCTTGCCTGCTGCTGCTGCTTCTCCTCCTTCTCATCCTCATCCTTCTTCTCCGAGATGTTTGGCGACGGGTCAAGGGAGGAGGGGTGGTGCCGAAGTCTTGGAGGAGGAGGAACTTGCAGTCTCCGCATAAGCTGAAGATTTCGAGATCGTCGGGGGCGGTGGTGGATTCAGGGATGAGTCTTCCGCAGAGGTTGCACGATGGAGATGGGGTTTGATTGGTGACGTCGTCTTGAGATTCCATAGGATCCCGAAAGGAGGAAGCTTTGAGGTCTGAGAAGAGGTTAGATACACGACCTGGTCGTGAAAAGGCCGGATCTTTCAGAGCTAGGAAGGAAACAAGAGGATGGGGTTTGGTGAAGGGAGGAGATTGCAAGGAAATGGATTTTAATGGCTGAAAGGGGGTCAACAACGACGACGAAGACGACGGATCCTTTTTTCTTTTTTTTTCGACAGTATAGCAATAGAAGTCTCTGCTTTATGAAGAGGGTTCCCTCCTGCTTATATTTTTGTCCAAACGGACGTTTGGTGGGGACATTATTGCAAACCGGATTGCGGAAAAGAAGTTTGGTACGATGTTGGATTGGCGATCGGTTTTTAATTAGATTTTCTTTTGTGAAAATTTATTGATCACCGGGAAGAATGTTAAATGTACAACTAATTGGTATAAATTTACTCCCACCTAAAAATAAGAAACCTAATCAGCATGAGCTGAACTAGCATTGTATAGTCCCTGCAGTTTTTCCTTCTCATAATACTTTGTAGATAAGATCCTCTGCCTTATAGTCTTTTCAATGAACTTAGCCAGCTGGTTAACAGGCGTGGCAGGTTGAGCATGTCGTCTCCCATTCCGTTCCTTCCATATGTAGTAGATGGACACTTGGAAAGCTAGTCTCAAGAGTATGGACGATAGCAGCCCCACAGAACCTGCCATTATCCTTGCTAAAATCTCGTTCCATTACGGAGATGGAGCTGGCTGCAAGAGTGAGTCAATCACTTGTAGCCAAAGGGTGTATGTGTATGGGCAAGCGAAAAACAGGTGATCACGAGTTTCATCCGGTTCCCCACATAACAAACAACATTGAACCTGTCCCCAAGCTCTCATTCTGCTACCCGTAGATATCCGATCTCTGATTGCCAACCAAGTTATAAACGAATACCTTGGTACTCCCT
The DNA window shown above is from Brassica oleracea var. oleracea cultivar TO1000 chromosome C3, BOL, whole genome shotgun sequence and carries:
- the LOC106328028 gene encoding uncharacterized protein LOC106328028; its protein translation is MESQDDVTNQTPSPSCNLCGRLIPESTTAPDDLEIFSLCGDCKFLLLQDFGTTPPPLTRRQTSRRRRMRMRRRRSSSSRQGSSSESVADQQQQQFTHLISIARQSLQGNETSSHATPDGSARWRVLSESESEDLDNLSNASFSLYRFSSLGSAYGGESDAASTDIEFDTDIDPMHAGLNQWISDDEDREWEEEGARHSRTPSESNSSVTRFDSLDLERTFRQRIIERRQALSRNIFTGLEDLEFSRYPGNVADYLDERGFEELLEQLADSDNSRRGAPPASMSCVRNLPRVIIREEGLDCAVCKEVFSLGNETTQLPCLHLYHPHCIVPWLSARNSCPLCRYELPTDDKDYEDRKQNVVDVVSEDSSSDDDGTEGGEEEDHDVVRGESEAGVRSVSRGRWLFLAAAPVVSLVGVVLAMWLSNPQRRNIVFSHSQRGNRSRRWLPFF